The genomic stretch TAAATGCTGCTTTAGAAAAttggctttttttcaaagcacgcGTAGCTACAGTGCTCCCTTAATGAAACTTTCTAAAGTCCAATAGCACCTTCAAACCAGAAATGGTGCTCCTTTGCCGATCTCCACAAAACCCATAAACCCACCAGAAACAGCTTTGCCGATCTGCACAAGAAATGGAAACACAGAAACCCACCAGACTACCACAGCCAAAACCGATAATCACAAAAAGAACAACAACAATTCAATTTCTCCTTCTTCAAAGTTTACaactttgaatttgtttcaaatcagaaaaaaagaaaacgagGAGGAGGTGGAAGAGATAACCTTGAGTCACTGCTTGCGAAAGGAAGAGAGGCTGGACTGGAGACAGCGGGAAGAAGATGACTGAGTTGCTGCCTCCGTTATCCATCTTCAAAGTTTACAACTTGGAGACAGTGAGAGGAAGAGAGGCTGGACTAGAGACAGCGAGAAGCGAAGCGAGGATGGACTTGAGTCGATGCCTTAGTTATCCGTCGCCCGCAGAGGATTGGTGGGGCGAAGCGAAGCGGTCTTGCTCCGATGGTAGTTGCCATGTCGGCtagaggaagaaggaggaggaaaacaaaaaagatgaagagagaaaaaaaaaagttaaagatAGAAAAGAAGATGAATAAAAGAAACGACTCAAGGTTATCTCTTccaaacactatcatactgCTTTACATAAAAGTTAAACACAGTCAcaactgttttacataaaagtttaccaaacactatcatactgctttttttttctttccaaaagcacttttatgaaaaagtttaccaaacactttgctgctttatttcacaactgcttGTTCTCACAGCATAGTAGAAGTAGTTCTTTTTCAAagtacaacaataccaaaccagcccttattATTGTCCGTTGCCATTGCAAATCTACAAAATTGAACATGAAACCCCTATAAATTTAATCCCCCTTGTGCAAGAAACCCCTTTAAATTCCATTTCTTGCCATAGGCAGGTACAACAGTACTGAACGTAGTGAGAAGAATAATCCATTAGATCCCTCAAAACCTTGAAGCCAATCAGAAGAAAAGGTAAAAAAGGGTTGCATGGGTACCAGGGATGGATTTCTTCCGGTGATAGATTTCTCCAAAGAGGACTGCTTGAAGCCAGGGACAAGTTCTTGGCTCTCCGTCCGCCGGGAGGTTTGCCGTGCACTGGAAGAGCTCGGTGGTTTCATGGCAATAATGCCCGACAAAGTTTCTGCTGAGCTCCACCAAACCATCTTTGGTGCACTGAAGGACTTGTTTGAGTTCCCTGCCGAACTCAAAGCCGAAAACCGATACGAAGAGAATCCATTTTGTGGCcatttcatatataattctGTTCATGAGAGCTTGGGGATTCAGAATCCCACACACTCAGAAGAAACTCAGAAATTCACAAATCTTTTCTGGCCTAACCAAAATGATCAATTCCGGTATGTATTGTATGAGTTTTTTCGTTTCATGAATTACAGTTCTTGTTACTCTTaatcattttcttaattaatactTATTTACTaacaattattttgtttttttggccAGTGATAGTGTAGATTCATATGCAAAGGTGATGATGGAGCTTGATCATGTTGTAACAAGAATGGTATTCGAAAACTACGGTGTGGAGAAGTACCACGATGAACACATTCGATCTACTTCTCACTTTATCCAGTTTGCTAAATACAAGGAACCCACAAAAGCTGGCAGCGATGTGGGTTTAGAAAGTCACACTGACAAGAACTTCAACACAATTCTTCATCAAAATCATGTCAATGGTCTGGAGATAAACACGGACAATGACGAGTGGATAATGTTCGATCCACATCTACCTTCATCCGTCCTGTTCATAGCTGGTGATATGTTTAAGGTATGTACGTGACAACTTTTGAATTGACGAACACAATTAATATTGCAAACATGCATTAGAGGAAGTTTCCATGGTCtaattaatattttctttgGTTAATATAGGTATGGAGTAACGGCAGAATACGGGCTTGTAGACACAGAGTCAACGTAAGAGAAAATGATGAGGCAAGATACTCGGTTGGATTTTTCTCACTAAAGATAGGAGTAACAACCGTACCCAAGGAGCTTGTGGACGAAGAACACCCCTTACGTTACAAGTCACTAGACCAAGTGGAGTATATCGAAGTACAAAGGAAAAATGGAATTGAGTGCACACCGGAGGCATTCTGCGGAGTTTGATTATTTTTAGTTTACTTTTTGTAATATTACTTCCCTTTAAACTGAAAtgtatttacctttttttttttccttgtcttgGGATATGCTGATGTCTCATTACTTCATTTCTCAATGTTTTTGAGCATCAAAATCGTTATTGTTGCCCTATGTGTGTTGGACCAAGTCATAACTTGGTTTCAGTTGTAACGGCGTCaggtgttggaaaatattatATTCAGgtgttggaaaaagtcattcaaGATGTAGCCATTCGGTTGTAGCCCTCTCGACAATcttgtttaataaaataatatttatagtTATATTCTGTTTCTTCTTCCGTTTACTTTCAACCGTTTGTGATTCATCTAAACTCTCATCCACAAAGAGTTAGCTATGTTTCAAACTCTATCCTGGAATTCCTTCCATGAACCCCTTCTCATCCATGACTACTGTCATCAACATAAAGCTGGATCGAACCAACTATCCTTCATAGTTGGCTTAGATTCTCCCAATCCTCAAAAGCCGTGACTTGATGGGGTACGTTGATGGGTCCATTGAATGCCCTCCTAAACGGACttagatcctctctggatcatTTCCGTGGGGATCATCCTGATTGATTAACCTCATCCGTTAAGACAAATACAATGGCCAAATGAGTTTCGtgtcttttctctctttccgCTACTCTCTTTTCCCCTTGCTCTCTTCCCCTTAACTCCTATTTCTCCCTCAATTTGAAGCACCCGACCCGCCTCTACCATGTTACGAACTGAATTTGAACTAGCAAATCAGACTTCCCTAGAAAACTTCCATTTTTATTCTGATCGTGACTATGGTCTACCACCGAGTGTTGGATCCTTCTACAAGCCCTTAAAGAAATAGCCATTTTAGCCAATTCTAAAGTTAACCTCCAATAGATGTATAAATACTTCAAAATCTTTTTCCGGACATCCACCCTCCCACTGTAGTTCCACATCTTAAACAACCCAGCAAGACCCTTTCTGGCTCTCTCCCACCCCAACCAGGGATGAAGTTAGAGATTTGTatgaattgggggggggggggatccTCAAACAACGAAGttacaattaaaaatctaaaaaatttactaaacaaacacttatatattaatctataaagtttttcatacaaaatactTAGAATCATTGTTGGCGAAATCAGTAATTGGTactaagagaaatgctaaagagactctctcaaagtggGACTCTCCATAGACTCTTCGCCACCTCATGTTTTTGGTACAATGTTTAATAATGTTGGTACGGGGATTGTgctaaaaacatgaggtgacagAAAGTTCATGGAGAGGTCTACTTTTGgaagagtctccttagcatttccctTGATACCAATTAACATAtaggtttaatttttattttaattagggTTGGTCATTGAGATGCAAAATTGTACAATTTTGCTGcacccaaaaaatatttgagCGGGGGCATCTGTCCCCTCTAGGCCTATAGTGGCTCCGTCCCTGACCCCAACCTCCCATGCTGCAAATTCTTCCTCTTCGTGTTAAACAAAGTCCCAATTCAAAGGACCTACGAAAATATCA from Pyrus communis chromosome 7, drPyrComm1.1, whole genome shotgun sequence encodes the following:
- the LOC137741012 gene encoding probable 2-oxoglutarate-dependent dioxygenase AOP1, which gives rise to MGTRDGFLPVIDFSKEDCLKPGTSSWLSVRREVCRALEELGGFMAIMPDKVSAELHQTIFGALKDLFEFPAELKAENRYEENPFCGHFIYNSVHESLGIQNPTHSEETQKFTNLFWPNQNDQFRDSVDSYAKVMMELDHVVTRMVFENYGVEKYHDEHIRSTSHFIQFAKYKEPTKAGSDVGLESHTDKNFNTILHQNHVNGLEINTDNDEWIMFDPHLPSSVLFIAGDMFKVWSNGRIRACRHRVNVRENDEARYSVGFFSLKIGVTTVPKELVDEEHPLRYKSLDQVEYIEVQRKNGIECTPEAFCGV